In a single window of the Neodiprion virginianus isolate iyNeoVirg1 chromosome 1, iyNeoVirg1.1, whole genome shotgun sequence genome:
- the LOC124304510 gene encoding general transcription factor IIH subunit 3 isoform X2, which yields MQKSNNQLAVMACHSHSSTFLYPDEKPMEVRQIDGQYEGFMMVERTVRQNLQKLIHEIVTNKPLNTESLIGGALAMALCYIVRLEREKAAGEKIHSRILVVTGSNDSASQYMNYMNVFFTAQKLGVVVDVCSLDQELGLLQQGCDITGGNYLKIPQLAGLLQYLLWVFLPDPKVRSKLVLPPPVKVDYRAACFCHRELVDIGYVCSVCLSIFCKFSPICTTCHTVFKMPGPMPTKIKKKKKNPDIVH from the exons ATGCAAAAGTCAAACAACCAGCTGGCTGTCATGGCGTGCCATTCTCATTCATCGACCTTCTTGTACCCTGACGAAAAGCCAATGGAAGTCCGGCAGATAGATGGACAATACGAAGGTTTTATGATGGTTGAAAGAACAGTCAGACAAAATCTGCAGAAATTAATTCATGAAATTGTTACAAATAAACCTTTGAATACTGAGAGCCTGATCGGCGGAGCTTTAGCCATGGCACTGTGCTATATCGTCAGACTGGAGCGGGAAAAAGCTGctggtgaaaaaatacattcaagAATTTTGGTTGTAACTGGAAGCAATGATTCTGCATCTCAATATATGAACTATATGAACGTCTTCTTCACTGCCCAGAAATTG GGTGTTGTAGTCGATGTTTGCAGTTTGGATCAAGAACTGGGATTACTTCAACAAGGCTGTGACATAACAGgtggaaattatttaaaaataccaCAACTGGCTGGTCTCCTGCAGTATTTGCTG TGGGTGTTCCTTCCTGATCCTAAGGTTCGCAGTAAGCTAGTCTTACCTCCCCCAGTCAAGGTGGATTACAGGGCGGCTTGTTTCTGCCATCGAGAACTTGTAGATATTGGATACGTTTGTTCTGTGTGTTTGTCGA taTTCTGCAAGTTCAGCCCCATCTGCACGACATGTCA CACTGTATTCAAGATGCCTGGTCCTATGCCCACgaagataaagaagaaaaagaaaaatccagaCATAGTACACTGA
- the LOC124304510 gene encoding general transcription factor IIH subunit 3 isoform X1: MCQEVNMANGVEKSLLVIVLDTNPVQKFVRQDTRILTQCLDSVIVFANAHLMQKSNNQLAVMACHSHSSTFLYPDEKPMEVRQIDGQYEGFMMVERTVRQNLQKLIHEIVTNKPLNTESLIGGALAMALCYIVRLEREKAAGEKIHSRILVVTGSNDSASQYMNYMNVFFTAQKLGVVVDVCSLDQELGLLQQGCDITGGNYLKIPQLAGLLQYLLWVFLPDPKVRSKLVLPPPVKVDYRAACFCHRELVDIGYVCSVCLSIFCKFSPICTTCHTVFKMPGPMPTKIKKKKKNPDIVH; the protein is encoded by the exons ATGTGTCAAGAAGTAAACATGGCCAATG GGGTGGAGAAAAGCTTGCTGGTTATAGTGTTAGACACAAATCCAGTTCAGAAATTCGTGCGTCAAGATACAAGGATATTGACGCAATGCCTGGACTCTGTTATTGTATTTGCCAATGCCCACCTCATGCAAAAGTCAAACAACCAGCTGGCTGTCATGGCGTGCCATTCTCATTCATCGACCTTCTTGTACCCTGACGAAAAGCCAATGGAAGTCCGGCAGATAGATGGACAATACGAAGGTTTTATGATGGTTGAAAGAACAGTCAGACAAAATCTGCAGAAATTAATTCATGAAATTGTTACAAATAAACCTTTGAATACTGAGAGCCTGATCGGCGGAGCTTTAGCCATGGCACTGTGCTATATCGTCAGACTGGAGCGGGAAAAAGCTGctggtgaaaaaatacattcaagAATTTTGGTTGTAACTGGAAGCAATGATTCTGCATCTCAATATATGAACTATATGAACGTCTTCTTCACTGCCCAGAAATTG GGTGTTGTAGTCGATGTTTGCAGTTTGGATCAAGAACTGGGATTACTTCAACAAGGCTGTGACATAACAGgtggaaattatttaaaaataccaCAACTGGCTGGTCTCCTGCAGTATTTGCTG TGGGTGTTCCTTCCTGATCCTAAGGTTCGCAGTAAGCTAGTCTTACCTCCCCCAGTCAAGGTGGATTACAGGGCGGCTTGTTTCTGCCATCGAGAACTTGTAGATATTGGATACGTTTGTTCTGTGTGTTTGTCGA taTTCTGCAAGTTCAGCCCCATCTGCACGACATGTCA CACTGTATTCAAGATGCCTGGTCCTATGCCCACgaagataaagaagaaaaagaaaaatccagaCATAGTACACTGA